CAAGAGGAACTGCCCTCTCTGTAACACTCGTTTTGATTCGTGGTTTATCGTCAGTGATCTTGCTTCTAGAAAATACCATAAGGAGCATTTACCGATTCTTCATGATCGTGAGACTTTAACTTATCATCTGAATGATCAATCTGGTCGCCGgaggtatctctctctctctctctgttttagaTTCTCTGTTTgaaatttctcttttaaaaatcacttCTTTATATTCACGCTTGCTTATTACTTAGGATAATTCCAAGGTCGAGGCATGTTTTGGAAAAATCTAGGTCGAGATCAAGGCCATTGCCATGGAGGAGATCATTCGGACGGCCAGGTTCAGCTCCTGATTCTGTTATCTTCCATCGAAAGCTTCAGTGGCGAGCTAGGTTGGTTTACTATTGATTCTATTCTCTATCTCTGTAGCTTTCACTTTgcaatcctctgtttcttactGGTGTTGGCTCTAAATGCAGTATATACAATAAGCAATTACGAGCTGTTCGATTACATTTGAGGCGAAACCTGGAACTAGTAAGTTTAATAGACAATGTGTCCCCATGTTTATAGTATTGGAGTTTGCACTCTTAGTTTATTGGAAGCCTGATGTATATACCTGCTTCGTTTTGTCATCTTTAAATTGTATGATAAGTATAGAGTTTTGCAGGTGAATGATCACGCCaaagataaaataattgaaagaatTGAGACATGGATCAGAAGAGAGCTTCAGGCAGTCCTCGGAGATCCTGATCCATCAATCATTGTTCATCTTGCGTCAGCTCTTTTCATCAAAAGGCTTGAGAGAGAGGATAATCGACAATCTCGGCAGACTGGGATGTTGGTGGAAGACGAACTCTCTTCGCTTCGAAAGTTTTTGTTTGACAAGGAGGATATATTTTGGCATGAACTAAGGTAAAGATTATTGTAGCTTTTcagatttttaagaaattacGGATTTAGTAGTAGTACATGAAACACATAGGCAACCTTAATAGACAGTGACATGCAAGTATGAACCTCGGTATTTGTTGATCACAGAGCTTATATCTGTTTGGACTTAGATTTTGGTCGTCGTTGATGATTAATTTGACGACTGATTCTGATGAGAAGAAAACATTCTTTCAGATGTTTTGCGGAGAGTAGTCTCACTATGGATGCGTATGATGCAGTGGTTGAATACAATGAGGTGGAGTAATAATAGCAGTAAAAAGACAGGTAAAGAAAATGCTTTAGGAGTTTAACTCTATATTTGTATAAGCACCGAATTAGGTTATGTATTATGTGGGTTTGGTTTAACTAGTTAGAACTCTGTTTTGCTTTGTTGGTTTTTCCTGTAAGTCATATCAGTTCTCATTATTTTGTATTTGCTTACAGATAACTAAGCACTAAGCTCTCACCAAACGAAGTAAATGGACAGACTTACAACGCGACTGTTGGTGTATTGGAAGTTCAATATTGGAAAGAGTGGACCAGGTAAGAAGACAAAATCAAGAGTAAAAGAGTAGGTAGGAGGAAGATGTTATGATGATGCAAGTTTAGGTGCGGGGTTACTTTTGAGATAGCTATAGGTGGATTCCCAAATAGCTGACACTTAGTCTCTCTACTTCCACAATGTACGTCTCTTCTATGCCAAAATTCTCACCTCCAAAGTTCTTTCCAACGCTTTTCCTCACATCATCAATTTTTTCTTAGGTTTCGAGGACCACCTATTTCAACATAACATTAAAATATTGTGTATCATGTgactatttaattttttatttattaaaactatacacataattttacataaacacatttaaattttaTCCGTGTTTACAATATTACAGGAAGCTTCAATAGAAGTAGAGGAAGAGGAACGTTCATTTGAGTTTCTCTTTTGAAACGTACCTTAATAGCTAAGGCTATAAGATTAAACGGTGAATAAATGGCATGACTATAAACGGATAAAAGTTGAATAAACAACGCGTTCTCGTATTCCACTATTGTGATGTATTAGTAAGCAAGCGGGtgtaacacaaaataaaataaaataaataaggcTTCTTCTATAGGTTGGTAAGCGGCAATCCAGCTGCCATTCGCCTATTTGACTTCTCCTTTCGATCATGGTAagctcgtcttcttcttctattcattctctatctctctgccattttcttttgctttaaaGCTTTCTCAATCATGAACATGAAGACCTCATCACAGCATTTCAATCTTCCTCATGAGTAATTCTACATCAGGTTTCTTCTCTTCCCCATTCTGATTCTCACAACACTCTTACCAcatttctactttttgtttcGGTTTTTGTTTCACATTTCTCTCAAAAGTGTTCG
The Camelina sativa cultivar DH55 chromosome 6, Cs, whole genome shotgun sequence genome window above contains:
- the LOC104792726 gene encoding E3 ubiquitin-protein ligase Topors, whose protein sequence is MKSGEKFAERSIFTALQGKSCPICLENLTDRRATAVITACKHGYCLVCIRKWSGFKRNCPLCNTRFDSWFIVSDLASRKYHKEHLPILHDRETLTYHLNDQSGRRRIIPRSRHVLEKSRSRSRPLPWRRSFGRPGSAPDSVIFHRKLQWRASIYNKQLRAVRLHLRRNLELVNDHAKDKIIERIETWIRRELQAVLGDPDPSIIVHLASALFIKRLEREDNRQSRQTGMLVEDELSSLRKFLFDKEDIFWHELRCFAESSLTMDAYDAVVEYNEVE